Proteins from one Vibrio pomeroyi genomic window:
- a CDS encoding TonB-dependent siderophore receptor translates to MTTHTRFKYSSLAVALLTAFSAQALAEETATAADSNVETVTIMGKAYRNTATKSALEPEETPQGITVIDEEQLEQRGVQSLNQALRYAPGVVTENRGSSVAMFDSYSIRGFATNNVNYYDGLSLQFLNGWNLQPQIDPIAMQQVEIFKGPTSVLYGAMPPGGMVNMIAKAPQTESSTKVGVATGSRNLQEASIDTTGQFGDSDFSYRLIALARKQDSQVDNAEEERYLIAPSVDWQATDNTLINFNLYYQNDPSMGINSAMPLDVLKASDPSVSMGDKNWSKFEREVLMVSYKINHDFSNNWTFLQNARYTDAFLYQENTYHVSYDPSTPNQLDRYLYSTDESFKGFVIDNQLSGIVNVGSVEHNLLLGLDYQDLDGNVNYSAYSANGSGFNSFDPLNPNNDLLDRSDVTKENEYLDDTTSSQLGFYVQDQVRLDALVLIAGARFDHYKSESDYYAHESDHKQFTYRLGGLYQFDNGLAPFASYATSFEPAPGVDKAGNEFDPENAQQAEIGVKYLSDDMSKEATVSLFHIVKQDMLMTDPTNVYGPRIQVGEVVSQGAELSGRWFATENFDIAASYTYVDMEITEDSSNGLEGTTPIYVPEHTANMWANYNVFNGMLAGSRFSAGARYVGEMQMDASNTQGKVPSYTVVDLSVGYDLGAASDTLSGATANLAVNNIFNEEYYACYDQSNCWFGAEQSVELSVNYEF, encoded by the coding sequence ATGACCACTCACACTCGTTTTAAGTATTCATCACTTGCAGTAGCGTTGCTCACTGCATTTTCAGCGCAAGCCTTGGCGGAAGAGACAGCTACAGCAGCAGATTCGAATGTAGAAACTGTTACGATTATGGGTAAAGCCTATCGTAATACCGCGACTAAGTCGGCACTTGAGCCAGAAGAAACGCCTCAAGGTATTACCGTTATTGATGAAGAACAGTTAGAGCAACGAGGTGTTCAATCTTTGAATCAAGCCCTTCGTTATGCACCGGGTGTTGTAACTGAAAACCGCGGTAGTTCCGTAGCAATGTTTGATTCTTACTCTATCCGTGGTTTTGCTACCAACAACGTTAACTACTACGATGGTCTTTCACTTCAATTCTTGAATGGTTGGAACTTACAACCGCAGATTGATCCGATCGCAATGCAGCAAGTAGAGATCTTCAAGGGGCCTACCTCTGTGCTTTATGGCGCAATGCCACCGGGCGGTATGGTGAACATGATTGCTAAAGCTCCGCAAACGGAATCGTCGACTAAAGTTGGCGTAGCAACAGGCTCTCGCAATCTTCAAGAAGCTTCTATTGATACTACAGGTCAGTTTGGTGACAGTGATTTTTCTTACCGTTTGATCGCACTTGCTCGCAAGCAAGACAGCCAAGTTGATAATGCAGAAGAAGAGCGTTACTTAATTGCTCCTTCTGTGGACTGGCAAGCAACCGATAACACATTAATCAACTTCAATCTCTACTACCAGAATGATCCTTCAATGGGCATCAACTCGGCAATGCCACTCGATGTGCTTAAAGCAAGCGATCCATCTGTTTCTATGGGTGACAAGAACTGGAGTAAATTCGAACGTGAAGTGTTAATGGTTAGCTATAAGATTAACCATGACTTCAGTAACAATTGGACGTTCTTACAGAATGCTCGCTATACCGACGCATTTCTATATCAAGAGAACACTTACCATGTGAGCTACGATCCAAGTACGCCGAACCAGCTAGACCGTTACTTGTACTCTACTGATGAGAGCTTTAAAGGGTTTGTTATTGATAACCAATTGAGCGGTATCGTTAATGTTGGTTCAGTAGAACATAACTTATTGCTTGGTTTAGATTACCAAGACCTAGATGGCAATGTTAACTACTCAGCTTACAGCGCGAACGGCAGTGGCTTTAATAGCTTTGATCCATTAAACCCTAACAACGATCTGCTTGACCGTAGTGATGTTACTAAAGAAAACGAATACTTAGATGATACGACGTCAAGTCAGTTAGGTTTCTACGTTCAAGACCAAGTTCGTCTGGACGCATTAGTACTGATTGCGGGCGCGCGATTTGATCACTACAAATCTGAGAGTGATTACTACGCTCATGAATCTGATCACAAGCAGTTCACTTACCGTTTAGGTGGCTTGTATCAGTTTGATAATGGTTTAGCACCGTTTGCAAGCTATGCGACGAGCTTTGAACCAGCTCCGGGTGTTGATAAAGCGGGCAATGAGTTCGATCCAGAGAACGCACAACAAGCAGAGATTGGTGTGAAATACCTGTCTGACGATATGTCGAAAGAAGCAACGGTTTCTCTATTCCATATTGTTAAGCAAGACATGTTGATGACAGACCCGACAAATGTTTATGGTCCAAGAATCCAAGTCGGTGAAGTGGTATCGCAAGGTGCAGAACTATCTGGACGTTGGTTTGCGACAGAAAACTTCGATATTGCGGCTTCATACACGTATGTTGATATGGAAATTACCGAAGACTCTAGCAACGGTTTAGAAGGTACGACTCCAATCTATGTACCTGAACACACAGCTAACATGTGGGCTAACTACAACGTATTTAACGGCATGCTAGCAGGATCTCGATTCAGTGCAGGTGCTCGTTACGTTGGCGAAATGCAAATGGACGCAAGCAATACTCAAGGTAAAGTTCCGTCTTACACGGTTGTTGATTTGTCGGTGGGTTATGATTTGGGTGCTGCAAGCGATACGCTATCTGGCGCAACAGCGAATCTAGCGGTGAACAATATTTTCAACGAAGAATATTACGCGTGTTACGACCAATCGAACTGTTGGTTCGGTGCTGAGCAGTCTGTAGAGCTAAGCGTGAACTATGAATTCTAA
- a CDS encoding TonB-dependent receptor, which produces MNKTFTYSLAATAIFTSLNAFASGLFLQEAVVANAGTTGAGDGVYTRSAAAMWTNPATMSHMGESKTTINTMAFDLEMKYQDNLDSSDNGKAHSVMPSFGAFHAHQVTDKLHLGIALGAVGGSSLDYGSEWAGSPLLEDITLTAMQVNPSLSYQLNDQWSVGAGIQLSWAALQQTTSALTIKQDTDWAYGYNLGVMYTPTDNLKLGASYRSKLEHEFNNDVNGPTDFGVLNSLATDIALPEIVDVSASYALNSQLDLLASVQLHRWSEWDTTVLDFGSQFGGIPIERDWDDVWKFAVGADYQLNSDWRLKAGFSYETSPQDDPTLQYVDLPVGEQYRYSVGASTYWDDILIDVFYEYADLGSVDMDRFMVDGSFDGRIHFIGVSATF; this is translated from the coding sequence ATGAACAAAACTTTTACCTACTCTCTAGCTGCCACCGCAATATTTACCAGTTTGAACGCTTTCGCAAGTGGTCTGTTTTTACAAGAGGCCGTTGTTGCCAACGCTGGTACTACTGGCGCTGGTGACGGTGTTTACACCCGATCTGCTGCTGCGATGTGGACGAACCCTGCCACCATGTCTCACATGGGCGAAAGCAAAACCACCATCAACACCATGGCGTTTGATCTTGAGATGAAATATCAAGACAACCTAGACTCAAGTGATAACGGCAAAGCTCATTCTGTAATGCCGTCATTCGGTGCCTTTCACGCTCATCAAGTGACTGACAAATTACACCTTGGTATCGCGCTCGGTGCAGTAGGGGGGTCTAGCCTAGATTACGGTAGCGAATGGGCTGGAAGCCCTTTACTTGAAGATATTACCCTCACAGCGATGCAAGTGAACCCGTCACTGAGTTACCAACTTAATGATCAGTGGTCAGTGGGTGCAGGTATTCAATTAAGTTGGGCTGCGTTACAACAAACAACATCTGCATTAACGATAAAGCAGGATACTGACTGGGCTTATGGTTATAACCTAGGTGTCATGTACACACCGACGGACAACCTAAAACTAGGCGCAAGCTATCGCTCTAAACTGGAGCATGAATTCAATAATGATGTAAATGGCCCTACAGATTTTGGCGTACTCAACTCTTTGGCTACCGATATAGCGCTTCCTGAAATTGTAGATGTGAGTGCGAGCTATGCATTGAATTCTCAATTAGATCTACTGGCAAGTGTTCAATTACACCGTTGGAGTGAGTGGGATACGACAGTTTTAGATTTTGGCTCTCAATTTGGTGGGATTCCAATCGAGCGCGACTGGGACGATGTGTGGAAGTTTGCAGTCGGTGCGGACTACCAATTGAACTCTGATTGGCGTTTAAAAGCGGGCTTCTCTTATGAAACTTCTCCGCAAGATGATCCGACACTGCAGTATGTTGACTTACCTGTTGGTGAACAGTACCGCTACTCTGTAGGTGCATCTACCTATTGGGACGACATCTTAATTGATGTGTTCTATGAATACGCAGATTTAGGTTCAGTTGATATGGACCGATTTATGGTTGATGGTTCGTTCGATGGTCGTATCCACTTTATCGGTGTTAGCGCGACCTTCTAA
- a CDS encoding siderophore ferric iron reductase, with the protein MLSQLHNIITRRRAPSLHQKIFAYSKQVTPYLSGSYGSLSSRSIAMTNDKSHIEIKRVYDGLAENHTEAGKAYWLTRTWDLVCWQPIYVTFVSIYGLHSLPDIKNIGQFRYKEFVTGYRFFNGDHQHGSPEELIPKAGEAILALTEFYRSQISEWTRIRPGFTNHLLADLLLGSLIKLQQHEPSLTNEYITAQAKLWLDACQLPESHLDSLKVDADSGMLKLIRVSCCLVYKCDSRKYCDDCPRHPDNKKTA; encoded by the coding sequence ATGCTTTCCCAGCTGCACAACATCATCACTCGTCGGAGAGCCCCTTCTCTACACCAAAAAATCTTCGCTTACTCTAAACAAGTCACGCCTTATCTAAGCGGCAGTTATGGTTCTCTGAGCAGCAGAAGCATCGCAATGACGAATGATAAGAGCCATATCGAGATCAAACGTGTTTACGATGGCTTAGCGGAAAATCACACAGAAGCAGGTAAAGCTTATTGGTTAACCCGAACTTGGGATCTAGTCTGCTGGCAACCCATCTATGTGACCTTCGTTTCTATCTACGGCCTTCACTCGCTGCCTGATATCAAGAATATCGGTCAGTTTAGGTACAAAGAGTTCGTCACAGGATATCGCTTCTTTAATGGTGATCATCAACACGGCTCACCTGAGGAATTGATACCTAAAGCGGGCGAAGCCATACTTGCACTTACTGAGTTTTATCGCAGCCAAATAAGTGAATGGACACGCATCCGCCCTGGTTTTACTAACCATTTGTTGGCGGATCTGCTTTTAGGCAGTTTGATCAAATTGCAGCAACATGAACCGAGCCTGACCAACGAATACATCACTGCACAAGCTAAGCTTTGGTTAGACGCATGCCAACTGCCTGAAAGTCACTTAGACAGCCTCAAGGTCGATGCCGATTCTGGGATGCTTAAACTGATTAGAGTCAGCTGTTGCCTAGTCTACAAATGCGACTCTAGGAAGTATTGCGACGATTGCCCTAGACACCCAGACAACAAGAAAACCGCTTAA
- a CDS encoding crotonase/enoyl-CoA hydratase family protein, protein MPELERLTCSIDENQIATVVLNRPDKLNAIDMAMFQGVNNMVDQLKKNTEIRAVIVKGNGADFCSGLDVKSLLTSKSGAMKLLFKWLPTLPNAAQRFSLGWRDIPCPVIFAIHGRCWGGGLQLVSGGDFRIASPDANFSILEAKWGLIPDMGGAIAFRELMRKDHTLEMAMTAKVIDSETAKEYGLVTKIAEDPYAEAYALALECANRSPDVVAANKKLYNKTWWSSPGIALFYETWYQIKVALGKNRAIAAQREIHSDKPRAYVARKFK, encoded by the coding sequence ATGCCTGAACTTGAACGCCTTACTTGCTCTATTGATGAAAACCAGATCGCAACGGTTGTGTTGAATCGCCCTGATAAGCTGAATGCCATTGATATGGCGATGTTCCAAGGGGTGAACAACATGGTGGATCAGCTGAAAAAGAACACCGAGATTCGCGCCGTGATAGTGAAGGGCAATGGGGCCGATTTTTGTTCAGGGCTTGATGTGAAGTCTTTGCTGACCAGTAAATCAGGCGCGATGAAGCTTCTTTTCAAATGGTTACCGACATTACCAAATGCTGCGCAACGCTTTTCGTTAGGTTGGCGAGATATTCCATGCCCCGTCATCTTTGCGATTCATGGCCGCTGTTGGGGAGGAGGCCTGCAACTGGTTAGTGGGGGAGATTTTAGAATCGCCAGTCCAGACGCCAACTTTTCTATCCTAGAAGCCAAGTGGGGCTTGATTCCTGATATGGGTGGTGCGATTGCCTTCCGAGAGCTGATGCGAAAAGATCACACCCTAGAAATGGCGATGACCGCTAAGGTGATCGATAGTGAGACTGCCAAAGAATATGGGCTTGTCACAAAAATAGCCGAAGATCCGTACGCGGAAGCTTATGCCTTGGCACTGGAGTGTGCGAATCGATCGCCAGATGTGGTCGCCGCCAATAAGAAACTCTATAACAAAACTTGGTGGTCTAGCCCCGGCATCGCCTTGTTTTATGAGACTTGGTATCAGATTAAAGTTGCCCTAGGTAAGAACCGAGCGATCGCCGCTCAGCGTGAGATTCATAGCGACAAACCACGCGCTTATGTGGCTAGGAAGTTTAAATAG
- a CDS encoding iron-siderophore ABC transporter substrate-binding protein, with product MSLKPIASHFSKVKNLNTKLVLTMLASALSFNAMADFQVEDSEGIKTLEAQPVKVAALNWDIAEQVIELGVTPVAVPDIEGYSDWVVQPAIPEGVADIGTRTEPNFSALKKLNPDVILIASPQKDLQERLSEIAPVLYYQTYSEQHSNAAAAIDNFKKIGQLLGKEEQANNKLAAMDERLEVLKAELDKAYPGDKPKVTSFRFASTTSVYIYGDNSIPQYALEQLGFENAMNLPASQWGISQKRMTELKNVKGGIALYFEPFPYQDKLDRSPVWKSMPFVRNGQFSPVAASWSYGGAMSILYNAEAMAQSLLTLAEQ from the coding sequence ATGAGCTTAAAACCAATAGCTTCTCATTTTTCTAAAGTAAAAAATTTGAATACCAAACTCGTTCTAACGATGTTAGCGAGTGCTTTATCGTTTAATGCGATGGCGGATTTCCAAGTCGAAGACAGTGAGGGGATCAAAACCCTTGAAGCTCAGCCTGTTAAAGTGGCAGCGCTTAACTGGGATATTGCAGAGCAAGTGATCGAACTCGGTGTTACGCCAGTTGCGGTGCCAGATATTGAAGGGTATAGCGATTGGGTTGTTCAACCTGCGATTCCAGAAGGTGTGGCGGATATTGGCACTCGAACTGAACCTAACTTTTCTGCACTTAAGAAGCTAAACCCAGATGTGATTCTTATCGCTTCACCTCAGAAAGATCTTCAGGAGCGACTTTCAGAAATCGCGCCAGTACTTTACTACCAAACGTACAGTGAACAGCACAGCAATGCGGCGGCAGCTATCGATAACTTCAAGAAGATAGGGCAATTGCTTGGTAAAGAAGAACAAGCGAACAACAAATTGGCTGCGATGGATGAGCGTCTTGAAGTTTTAAAAGCTGAACTAGATAAAGCGTATCCGGGCGACAAGCCGAAAGTGACGTCTTTCCGTTTTGCGAGCACGACTTCGGTTTACATATACGGTGATAACTCGATTCCGCAATATGCGCTTGAGCAGCTAGGCTTTGAAAATGCGATGAATCTTCCTGCGAGTCAGTGGGGCATCAGTCAAAAACGTATGACCGAGCTAAAAAATGTTAAGGGTGGCATTGCGCTTTACTTTGAACCTTTCCCATATCAAGACAAGTTAGATCGCTCTCCGGTTTGGAAGAGCATGCCTTTCGTTCGCAATGGTCAATTTAGCCCTGTAGCAGCAAGTTGGAGCTACGGCGGTGCTATGTCGATTTTGTATAACGCAGAAGCGATGGCGCAATCGTTGTTGACGTTAGCGGAGCAGTAA
- the fhuB gene encoding Fe(3+)-hydroxamate ABC transporter permease FhuB — MKSSGLMMGAVLFIAALIHLWLGQSEFGPIGELFQQVSQISDIVTFNKMVDDSFELMALIYVNLPRLVMAILVGGTLGTIGSLFQQLTQNRMMSPLTLGTSSGAWLGLVILNVVAPMLVAQYSVWFALIGALLAMGLIVSIVGIKNMSGLPIVLAGMAVNLLLGAFATAIILLNDQYAQNLFVWGAGDLGQNGWEQVLWLMPKLLPIFAIFLLAPRVLTLLSIGTEGAAARGLNIGTTFFVLMAIGVWLVSVSITSVGVISFIGLIAPNIARHLGFLKAKSELIASCVLGALLLCVTDSLAIFLAQWSLDMIPTGTATAVIGAPALIIIARKQMSAQDQLFFSMPKGPKSISPLAYFLLGAMISGLLALSTLSQPSSDMGYFIVPDAFEWSIRWPRMLTAIFAGGGLAVAGVILQRLVYNPLASPDILGVSAGAVLALIFSSLFMGYSIHSLSPWVAFLGSAIALCLLLFLGKKHQFAPSILILTGISLTAVLEALVQFSLTRVGEGKYTLLAWLAGSTYRVEPDAATIMAIVITVCIGVALLLSRWVTLIATGRQFASARGLNITIAYVALLCIVAVLCSMVTTTMGPVAFVGLLAPHIAVMVGARLVREQIILSFLIGAALMLFADWLGQVVVFPAQLAAGTLVSIIGGSYFIFLLLKSRRA; from the coding sequence ATGAAATCCAGTGGTTTGATGATGGGGGCGGTACTATTTATCGCCGCCCTTATTCATTTATGGTTAGGCCAGTCTGAATTTGGCCCTATTGGTGAGTTGTTTCAGCAAGTCTCACAGATCAGTGACATCGTTACATTCAATAAAATGGTCGATGATTCATTCGAGTTGATGGCATTAATTTATGTCAACTTACCTCGTTTAGTGATGGCGATTCTAGTTGGTGGAACACTTGGTACCATAGGTAGTTTGTTCCAACAGTTAACGCAAAACCGCATGATGTCTCCGCTTACACTCGGAACATCATCAGGGGCGTGGCTTGGTCTGGTCATTCTTAACGTGGTCGCGCCAATGTTGGTTGCTCAATATTCCGTTTGGTTCGCGTTAATTGGGGCGCTGCTTGCCATGGGGCTGATTGTCTCCATTGTTGGCATCAAAAACATGAGCGGCTTGCCAATTGTTTTGGCGGGCATGGCGGTTAACTTACTGCTAGGTGCATTTGCAACTGCGATTATTTTACTTAACGACCAGTATGCGCAGAACCTGTTTGTATGGGGAGCAGGCGATCTCGGACAGAACGGTTGGGAACAAGTGCTTTGGCTGATGCCTAAGTTACTGCCAATCTTTGCCATTTTCCTGTTGGCTCCAAGAGTTTTGACTCTGCTTTCTATTGGCACTGAAGGGGCTGCGGCACGTGGTCTTAACATCGGTACGACCTTCTTTGTACTCATGGCGATTGGCGTTTGGTTGGTTTCCGTGTCGATTACTTCGGTGGGTGTGATCAGTTTTATTGGTTTGATTGCGCCAAACATCGCGAGACATTTGGGCTTTTTAAAGGCGAAATCTGAACTCATCGCAAGCTGCGTGTTAGGTGCACTGTTGCTTTGTGTGACCGACAGCTTGGCGATTTTCTTGGCGCAATGGTCTTTGGATATGATTCCAACAGGAACGGCAACCGCGGTGATCGGCGCTCCAGCTTTGATTATTATCGCTCGTAAGCAGATGTCAGCCCAAGATCAGCTGTTTTTCTCGATGCCTAAAGGGCCAAAGTCTATTTCACCTTTGGCTTATTTCTTGTTGGGCGCGATGATCTCCGGTTTACTGGCGTTAAGCACATTGTCACAGCCTTCTTCAGACATGGGTTACTTCATTGTCCCAGATGCATTTGAATGGTCTATTCGCTGGCCTAGAATGTTAACCGCAATATTCGCTGGTGGCGGTTTGGCAGTAGCAGGTGTGATTTTACAAAGGTTGGTTTATAACCCACTTGCGAGCCCAGACATTCTGGGTGTATCGGCAGGTGCGGTGCTAGCGCTGATTTTCAGTAGCCTGTTTATGGGATACTCGATTCACTCGCTAAGCCCTTGGGTTGCGTTTTTGGGCAGTGCGATTGCGCTCTGTTTGTTGCTGTTCCTTGGTAAGAAGCATCAGTTTGCACCGTCGATCTTAATCCTGACCGGTATCTCGCTGACCGCGGTGTTAGAGGCTTTAGTGCAATTTTCCTTAACACGAGTTGGTGAGGGGAAATACACCTTATTGGCTTGGTTGGCAGGCTCTACGTATCGTGTTGAACCTGATGCGGCAACGATTATGGCTATCGTGATCACCGTTTGTATTGGGGTAGCTTTACTGTTGAGTCGCTGGGTGACGTTAATTGCGACTGGCCGCCAGTTTGCGAGTGCTAGAGGGCTGAATATCACCATCGCTTATGTGGCTCTGTTGTGTATTGTCGCGGTGTTATGTTCGATGGTGACAACCACCATGGGACCGGTCGCCTTTGTTGGCCTACTAGCTCCACATATAGCAGTCATGGTTGGTGCTCGTTTGGTTCGTGAGCAGATCATCTTATCGTTTTTGATTGGTGCAGCACTGATGCTATTCGCCGATTGGTTAGGGCAAGTGGTGGTGTTCCCAGCACAGCTTGCGGCAGGCACATTAGTTTCCATTATTGGTGGCAGTTACTTTATCTTCTTGTTACTGAAATCTCGAAGAGCCTAA
- a CDS encoding ABC transporter ATP-binding protein codes for MFQLSNIKIVRDERTILSIDELSIPTNELTVVLGHNGSGKSTLVNLLSGQMSPDYGTVELDNASLSSLKSKDLAKKIAYLPQKLPASAGLTVEELVRLGRFPWRGALGRWNSEDKSIIQQAMERTGVAEFSQALADDLSGGERQRAWVSMLLAQQSPVLILDEPTSALDVHHQFQLMGLLSELNKKQDVGVIVILHDLNLALRYATHIVALKKGQIAFEGSADKLLDEQALSELYESPIRLIDHPVPAKTAASEKVAVVCE; via the coding sequence ATGTTTCAGCTTTCAAACATCAAAATTGTTCGTGATGAGCGAACCATTCTCTCAATTGACGAGCTTTCTATTCCGACCAATGAGCTTACCGTGGTTCTTGGTCACAATGGCTCTGGTAAATCGACATTGGTTAACTTGCTTTCAGGACAGATGTCGCCAGACTACGGCACTGTTGAATTAGACAATGCGTCTCTTTCTTCATTAAAAAGCAAAGACTTAGCCAAGAAGATTGCGTATTTGCCACAAAAGCTCCCTGCTTCTGCTGGCTTAACGGTGGAAGAACTGGTTCGTTTAGGGCGTTTTCCTTGGCGAGGCGCGTTAGGTCGTTGGAACTCTGAAGACAAATCCATCATCCAACAAGCGATGGAGAGAACGGGCGTCGCTGAGTTTTCACAGGCGTTAGCGGACGATTTATCCGGCGGTGAACGCCAACGTGCGTGGGTCTCTATGTTGCTTGCTCAGCAGTCTCCGGTATTGATCCTCGATGAGCCAACATCAGCACTGGATGTTCATCACCAATTCCAACTGATGGGTTTACTGTCTGAACTGAACAAAAAGCAAGACGTTGGCGTTATCGTGATTCTGCACGACTTGAACCTTGCACTGCGCTACGCGACACACATTGTTGCTCTGAAGAAAGGCCAAATTGCATTTGAAGGCAGCGCCGATAAGTTACTTGATGAGCAGGCACTGTCTGAGTTGTATGAGTCCCCTATCCGACTGATCGACCACCCTGTTCCAGCCAAAACAGCCGCAAGCGAGAAAGTTGCCGTGGTCTGCGAATAG
- a CDS encoding multidrug effflux MFS transporter, with protein MSRRFDFKSILLACLVISIGQLSMGLVFPSLPWIAKDFDVSLEQAQLLVSVYLLGFGPSQFIYGPISDALGRKKVLLSGLLLAMLGLLMIIFFSHSFTSMVMGRFLQGLGTGCCAVLARASTRDRFSGSDLPLAMSYIAMVASITPLIAPVIGGFINFHFGWSMVFISLLGYVSLAWVVLAFKFKETVTHFSAIPSPKKMALQYKELLTSRYFMSFASIGWLNFSLMITTVSVMPFIMQNQIGMTSDEYAMWAVIPALGMLGGTSLCNRIRPILGNKKTLLCTPVLHISAALWLFFCPLEPLYLMIGQFLMILGNGIALPCAQALVMLPYKKNAGAAAAMSGGGQMVVSSIVSMGLVKLGLGEAWHLSLVIALFTAITLFNILRGFSSQEARDSQLS; from the coding sequence ATGAGCCGTCGATTCGATTTTAAGTCGATTTTACTGGCGTGTTTGGTCATCAGTATTGGCCAACTCAGCATGGGTTTGGTGTTTCCTTCTTTACCTTGGATTGCCAAAGATTTTGATGTCTCGCTAGAGCAAGCCCAGCTTCTGGTGAGTGTGTATTTGTTGGGTTTTGGTCCATCTCAGTTTATCTATGGCCCAATTTCAGACGCTTTAGGACGTAAAAAGGTTTTGTTGAGTGGCTTGTTGCTCGCCATGCTTGGCCTGTTGATGATCATCTTCTTCAGCCATTCATTCACCAGTATGGTGATGGGGCGATTCCTGCAAGGCTTAGGTACGGGCTGTTGTGCCGTGCTTGCTCGCGCTTCCACACGAGATAGATTCAGTGGATCTGACTTACCCTTGGCGATGTCTTATATCGCCATGGTGGCGTCTATCACTCCTCTGATTGCGCCTGTTATCGGTGGGTTTATCAACTTCCACTTTGGCTGGAGTATGGTATTCATCTCGCTACTTGGGTATGTCTCATTGGCTTGGGTGGTATTGGCGTTCAAATTCAAAGAAACCGTTACTCATTTCTCTGCGATTCCTTCACCGAAGAAAATGGCGTTGCAATACAAAGAGCTACTCACTTCTCGCTACTTTATGAGCTTTGCGAGCATTGGCTGGCTTAACTTTAGTTTGATGATCACCACTGTGTCGGTGATGCCATTTATCATGCAGAACCAGATCGGCATGACGTCCGACGAATACGCGATGTGGGCGGTGATCCCAGCGTTGGGCATGCTTGGCGGGACAAGTTTGTGTAACCGTATCCGCCCAATATTAGGCAATAAGAAAACACTGTTATGCACGCCTGTGTTACACATCTCTGCTGCGTTGTGGCTTTTCTTTTGCCCACTTGAGCCTTTGTATCTAATGATTGGTCAGTTTTTAATGATACTCGGTAATGGTATTGCACTGCCTTGTGCTCAGGCTTTGGTGATGCTGCCATACAAGAAGAATGCAGGCGCGGCTGCAGCGATGTCGGGCGGTGGTCAAATGGTTGTGTCTTCGATTGTCAGTATGGGTTTGGTTAAGCTTGGATTAGGAGAGGCGTGGCATTTGTCATTGGTCATCGCGTTATTCACCGCGATTACATTATTTAATATTTTGCGTGGTTTTAGTAGTCAAGAAGCCAGAGATTCTCAGCTGAGCTAA
- a CDS encoding AraC family transcriptional regulator, with protein sequence MNTPAFDRISRVLAYIHANLSSTLSLEDIAKQSCWSRWQLQRVFQAETGLTVANYVRELKLSQAAEELLDSKERVIDIALELGFNSEISFSRSFKQMFGSSPSQYRKAGKRAGLRKPIQVSETVSAADNGPLSFVEVRIDERESFLVKGITSEISGLFSLTQDFAEKVPQLWSRLEGEVSLPDDNALQFIGVIDLTQSCFDGTNIHYWAGVELNDEISIPQLPSIISDKLDVLTIPKQTYAVVKHCGPIENLRHTLSWFVLNWLPSSGYRGVDGYELEVYPLAYQARATDAVMEYWVPITKS encoded by the coding sequence ATGAACACACCTGCATTTGACCGTATTAGCCGCGTATTGGCTTATATCCATGCGAACCTTAGCTCGACACTATCGCTAGAAGATATTGCGAAACAGAGCTGTTGGTCTCGCTGGCAGCTGCAAAGAGTGTTTCAAGCTGAAACGGGACTGACCGTGGCAAACTACGTGAGAGAGTTGAAGCTAAGCCAAGCGGCTGAAGAACTGTTGGACAGCAAAGAGCGAGTGATCGATATCGCGCTTGAACTCGGATTCAATTCAGAAATTAGCTTTAGCCGTTCCTTTAAGCAGATGTTTGGCTCCAGTCCTAGTCAGTATAGAAAAGCGGGCAAAAGAGCAGGGCTTAGAAAGCCGATACAAGTATCTGAAACGGTTAGCGCTGCTGATAACGGACCGCTGAGCTTTGTTGAGGTACGCATTGATGAAAGAGAGTCATTCCTTGTTAAAGGTATTACCTCCGAAATAAGCGGCTTGTTTTCACTGACACAAGATTTTGCAGAGAAAGTCCCTCAATTGTGGTCGCGCTTGGAAGGCGAAGTGAGCCTGCCAGACGATAACGCACTTCAGTTTATTGGTGTTATTGACCTGACCCAATCTTGCTTTGATGGTACCAATATTCATTATTGGGCCGGAGTAGAGCTTAATGACGAGATTTCAATTCCTCAATTGCCGAGCATTATCTCTGATAAGTTAGACGTATTAACCATTCCAAAGCAAACCTACGCCGTGGTTAAGCACTGTGGTCCGATTGAGAACCTTAGGCACACTCTGAGTTGGTTTGTACTTAACTGGCTGCCGAGTTCTGGTTATCGAGGTGTTGATGGTTATGAGCTTGAAGTATACCCATTAGCCTATCAAGCTCGTGCTACAGATGCTGTCATGGAATACTGGGTTCCTATTACTAAATCCTAA